In a genomic window of Demequina muriae:
- a CDS encoding AMP-dependent synthetase/ligase yields MSATIPNANGDTMGSPAIDYPPSIIALVSAAWTTHANKVVLRYPDADDEWIDVTGAQAQAHVNAVAKGLIATGVSAGDRVAIYSRTRYEWTVLDFAIMSAGAIPVPIYDTSSTPQVDWITSDAEVSVVIAETQEHAARAASVAADAESPITRVLVIDDGALDDLALAGASVTDDELAARIATVGHDSLATIMYTSGTTGRPKGVRLTHFSYVRHIAGIHDEMRPVLFGEGASTVLFLTLAHSLARLVQIALVASGMCIGYCSDPSKLVPAMQSFHPSLVLAVPRVFEKVYNSAEQKAAAGGKVRVFRWAAKQAIDYSKALDTEEGPGFGLRMRHKAADALVLSKIRDVLGGRAGWAISGSAPLGDRLGHFYRGLGLTVLEGYGLTETNAASHVNRPELAKIGTVGPPLPGIEVRIADDGEILLRGEQLFEGYHHNADATAEVVVDGWFHTGDIGAQDDDGYLTITGRKKELIVTAGGKNVAPAELEDRIRAYALVSQCVVVGDARPFIAALITIDADALPGWLQSKGIDPMTPAEAAKDDRVLARIQKAVDRANTAVSRAESIRAFRVLDGDLTIDNGMLTPSLKVKRARVLDTYGDVIEELYAAKRAD; encoded by the coding sequence GTGAGCGCCACCATCCCGAATGCCAATGGAGACACCATGGGAAGCCCGGCGATCGACTACCCACCCAGCATCATCGCGCTCGTGAGCGCAGCCTGGACCACGCACGCGAACAAGGTCGTGCTGCGGTACCCCGACGCCGATGACGAGTGGATCGATGTCACCGGCGCCCAGGCGCAGGCGCACGTCAATGCCGTCGCCAAGGGGCTCATCGCCACAGGTGTCTCGGCCGGTGATCGCGTCGCCATCTACTCTCGCACTCGATATGAGTGGACGGTCCTCGACTTCGCCATCATGTCCGCGGGAGCGATCCCCGTGCCGATCTACGACACGTCGTCGACGCCCCAGGTCGATTGGATCACCTCGGACGCCGAGGTCAGCGTGGTGATCGCCGAGACTCAGGAGCACGCCGCTCGTGCGGCGTCCGTCGCGGCCGACGCCGAGAGCCCGATCACGCGCGTGCTCGTCATCGACGACGGCGCGCTCGACGACCTCGCTCTCGCGGGGGCATCCGTCACCGACGACGAGCTGGCGGCCCGCATCGCGACCGTGGGCCACGACTCGCTCGCGACCATCATGTACACGTCAGGCACCACGGGTCGGCCCAAGGGGGTGCGGCTCACCCACTTCTCCTACGTCCGCCACATTGCGGGCATCCACGACGAGATGCGGCCGGTGCTGTTCGGCGAAGGCGCCTCTACCGTGCTGTTCCTCACGCTCGCACACTCCTTGGCCCGCCTGGTGCAGATCGCCTTGGTCGCGTCGGGAATGTGCATCGGCTACTGCTCCGATCCGTCCAAGCTCGTGCCCGCGATGCAGAGCTTCCACCCCTCGCTGGTGCTGGCCGTGCCGCGGGTCTTCGAGAAGGTCTACAACTCGGCAGAGCAGAAGGCCGCCGCCGGCGGCAAGGTGCGCGTCTTCCGGTGGGCGGCGAAGCAGGCCATCGACTACTCCAAGGCTCTCGACACCGAGGAAGGCCCCGGGTTCGGGCTGCGCATGCGTCACAAGGCGGCCGATGCGCTCGTGCTGAGCAAGATTCGCGACGTCCTGGGCGGGCGTGCGGGGTGGGCCATCTCCGGGTCGGCTCCGCTGGGCGACCGGCTGGGCCACTTCTACCGAGGACTCGGTCTCACCGTGCTCGAGGGTTACGGCCTCACCGAGACCAACGCGGCATCACACGTCAACCGGCCCGAGCTCGCGAAGATCGGCACCGTCGGCCCGCCGCTGCCGGGGATCGAGGTGCGCATCGCGGACGACGGCGAGATCCTGCTGCGCGGCGAGCAGCTGTTCGAGGGCTATCACCACAACGCCGATGCCACCGCCGAGGTCGTCGTCGACGGGTGGTTCCACACCGGTGACATCGGGGCCCAGGACGACGACGGCTACCTCACCATCACCGGTCGCAAGAAGGAGCTGATCGTGACGGCCGGCGGCAAGAACGTCGCGCCCGCCGAGCTCGAGGACCGGATCCGTGCGTATGCACTCGTCAGTCAGTGCGTGGTCGTGGGCGACGCGCGGCCCTTCATCGCGGCGCTCATCACGATCGACGCGGACGCGCTGCCCGGGTGGCTCCAGAGCAAGGGCATCGATCCCATGACCCCCGCAGAGGCCGCGAAGGACGACAGGGTGCTCGCACGCATCCAGAAGGCCGTCGACCGGGCGAACACCGCGGTCTCGCGGGCCGAGTCGATCCGCGCCTTCCGCGTGCTCGACGGCGACCTCACGATCGACAACGGCATGCTGACGCCATCGCTCAAGGTCAAGCGCGCTCGCGTGCTGGACACCTATGGCGACGTGATCGAAGAGCTCTACGCCGCCAAGCGCGCCGACTGA